The Maniola hyperantus chromosome 27, iAphHyp1.2, whole genome shotgun sequence genome has a window encoding:
- the LOC117994840 gene encoding lysophospholipase-like protein 1 translates to MNNMSRLGALHFTKNTGTKHTATVIFFHGSGATGDHMKEWVHLLTKNFTFPHIKVLYPTAPLQPYTPAGGLMSNVWFDRVDINPNTAEALDSLEKIEQDVKNLIKRENDAGIANNRIIVGGFSMGGALALHTAFRWEPNVAGVFAFSSFLNDNSIVYQQLKKSTNNANVPLLQIHGDIDDLVDLTWGQTTFTELQSHGVKGQFHVMERLGHSLNKKGLNIIRDWVEILLPEVH, encoded by the exons ATGAACAATATGTCTAGGTTAGGTGCACTGCATTTCACGAAAAACACCGGCACGAAACACACGGCTACTGTGATATTCTTTCATGGATCAG GAGCAACTGGTGATCATATGAAGGAATGGGTACATTTACTAACAAAGAATTTCACATTCCCGCACATAAAGGTCTTGTACCCAACCGCACCGTTGCAGCCCTACACTCCAGCGGGAGGCCTAATGAGTAATGTGTGGTTCGACCGTGTAGACATCAATCCCAATACTGCCGAAGCATTGGACTCACTTGAAAAGATTGAGCAGGATGTTAAGAACTTAATTAAGAGGGAAAATGATGCTGGTATAGCTAACAATCGAATTATTGTAG GTGGTTTTTCAATGGGCGGTGCTCTGGCGCTCCACACAGCCTTCAGGTGGGAACCTAATGTGGCAGGGGTATTTGCATTTAGCTCATTCCTCAATGACAACTCCATTGTTTATCAACAACTTAAGAAATCTACTAACAATGCCAAtg tGCCTCTCCTCCAAATACATGGAGACATAGATGACCTGGTAGACCTGACCTGGGGCCAGACCACGTTCACGGAGCTGCAGTCACACGGAGTGAAGGGGCAGTTCCATGTCATGGAGAGACTGGGTCACTCGCTCAATAAGAAGGGGTTGAACATCATTAGAGATTGGGTTGAGATACTGTTGCCAGAGGTGCATTAA